Proteins from a genomic interval of Candidatus Alcyoniella australis:
- a CDS encoding DNA cytosine methyltransferase → MRKQPIRMFDVFCGGGGSSQGAIMAGVVPAAALDKWSIAAQTYRQNFPDAVVYETTAGSLSPKQVSRDVGRIDLMLASPECTSHSVAKGNKPRCEESRATAFDVIRFAEELRPRWLVVENVMQMQKWYRFAEWRQSLERIGYNLDMCVLNAQYFGAPQSRRRLFIVGDLEGIPSL, encoded by the coding sequence ATGAGAAAACAGCCGATCCGCATGTTTGATGTTTTTTGCGGAGGGGGCGGTAGCTCCCAAGGTGCAATCATGGCGGGGGTGGTCCCTGCCGCAGCCTTGGACAAATGGAGTATTGCCGCCCAAACGTACAGGCAGAATTTTCCCGATGCGGTTGTCTACGAAACGACAGCAGGCTCTTTGTCGCCTAAACAGGTATCCCGTGATGTGGGAAGAATCGACCTGATGCTCGCGTCGCCAGAATGTACCAGCCACAGTGTGGCTAAGGGAAACAAGCCGAGGTGCGAAGAAAGCCGTGCTACGGCATTTGATGTCATACGGTTCGCTGAAGAGTTGCGCCCCAGATGGCTCGTTGTTGAAAACGTAATGCAGATGCAAAAATGGTATCGGTTTGCTGAGTGGCGACAATCCCTGGAACGCATCGGGTACAATCTCGATATGTGTGTACTGAACGCGCAATATTTCGGAGCACCCCAGTCGCGTCGTCGGCTGTTTATTGTCGGCGACCTTGAAGGAATCCCGTCGTTA